Proteins encoded in a region of the Stieleria neptunia genome:
- the coxB gene encoding cytochrome c oxidase subunit II: MTCLLIGDISQSTLDPAGVGAERIAELFHWMVGGGVLIWLIVVGVAVYSLIVPGGHRPRLTKTLVIGGGAVFPTLVLTCLLCYALAMLPELHQPAPKASLTIDVSGVRWWWRIGYRTGENGRVETANEIRLPVDQPVEFKLRSEDVIHSFWIPALGGKVDMIPGRETRLKLHPNRVGRFRGACAEYCGTAHAQMAFDVIVMPQADFDQWLRDQQQDAREPVGAAAVRGRQLFRRKGCGACHTIRGTEASGRVGPDLTHFAGRVSLGAGINRNDTDNLRRWIRQPHAVKPGVQMPAFQALSTSEVDSIVAYLEQLN, translated from the coding sequence ATGACCTGCTTACTGATCGGCGACATTTCGCAATCGACGCTCGATCCGGCGGGGGTCGGGGCCGAGCGTATCGCCGAACTGTTCCATTGGATGGTCGGCGGCGGGGTGTTGATCTGGTTGATCGTCGTCGGCGTGGCGGTTTATTCGCTGATCGTGCCTGGAGGACACCGGCCACGATTGACCAAAACCCTGGTCATCGGCGGCGGTGCGGTTTTCCCCACGTTGGTGCTGACCTGCCTGTTGTGTTACGCGCTGGCGATGTTGCCCGAACTCCATCAACCGGCTCCGAAAGCGAGTTTGACGATCGACGTCAGCGGGGTGCGTTGGTGGTGGCGAATCGGCTACCGAACCGGCGAGAACGGGCGTGTCGAGACGGCCAACGAGATTCGCTTACCGGTCGATCAACCGGTCGAGTTTAAGTTGCGCAGCGAGGATGTGATTCATTCGTTCTGGATTCCGGCACTGGGGGGAAAAGTCGACATGATTCCCGGCCGAGAAACTCGCTTGAAACTGCACCCCAATCGCGTCGGCAGATTTCGGGGCGCGTGCGCCGAATACTGCGGCACCGCCCACGCGCAAATGGCATTCGATGTGATCGTGATGCCGCAGGCCGATTTCGATCAATGGCTGCGGGACCAACAACAAGACGCCCGTGAACCGGTGGGCGCGGCGGCCGTTCGGGGACGCCAACTGTTCCGCCGCAAGGGATGTGGTGCGTGCCACACCATCCGGGGCACCGAGGCGAGCGGTAGAGTCGGTCCCGATCTGACCCATTTCGCCGGTCGGGTCAGTCTAGGTGCGGGGATCAACCGCAATGACACCGACAACCTTCGCCGCTGGATTCGTCAGCCCCATGCTGTCAAACCAGGCGTGCAAATGCCCGCGTTCCAAGCGCTCAGCACATCCGAAGTGGATTCGATCGTCGCTTACTTGGAGCAATTGAATTGA
- a CDS encoding M16 family metallopeptidase, with translation MIDFEQITGPSGVPIYYQRLPVNTVSLSWLVFVGSADDEPAGGHGIYHWFEHLPSRGTKQFPGGYLDTEARLVRHGGDSDAETGSTHTCFSANVPKRVWPQAMEILAEMVGRPLLRIEDVEAEREIILQEISEWHSDPYHHSLCQLPSVLWPGHPLGHDQLGTAEQIKSMDAGLLQRAHTAGYSRNRSALFIAGDIERSQLMDVAARCLERMPATPLSPRQRPAEYGTLPVWQAGTTTTIETSHADSVVYLLFPIPPLRAGIDNYLQWDFLDEIFSAGELGSPLSRLVREEEHLAYSPEFISTTYPDGGYAGLVTQTGVDPARVLKAFWRLIRSPEIRSDQWLDYVRDTIRGRIEMHDPNATEYTEEGAASLIHYGRCLPDAEYSAKMLSYTDRQVKQWLEQLVPEAAHAIVFQGQGDD, from the coding sequence ATGATTGATTTCGAACAGATCACGGGTCCCTCTGGAGTGCCCATCTATTATCAGCGACTTCCGGTCAACACCGTCTCGTTGTCCTGGCTGGTGTTTGTCGGCAGCGCCGATGACGAACCTGCCGGAGGGCACGGGATCTATCATTGGTTCGAACACTTGCCCTCAAGAGGCACGAAGCAGTTTCCCGGCGGCTACCTCGATACCGAAGCGCGACTGGTGCGGCATGGCGGTGACAGCGATGCGGAAACCGGGTCGACCCACACGTGCTTTAGCGCCAACGTCCCGAAACGCGTTTGGCCCCAGGCGATGGAGATTCTCGCCGAGATGGTCGGCCGTCCTTTGCTACGGATCGAAGACGTCGAAGCCGAACGCGAAATCATCCTGCAGGAAATCAGCGAGTGGCACTCCGACCCGTACCACCATTCCCTCTGCCAACTGCCATCGGTGCTGTGGCCCGGTCATCCTCTCGGGCATGACCAGTTGGGCACGGCCGAGCAAATCAAATCGATGGATGCCGGCTTGCTGCAGCGGGCGCACACCGCGGGATACTCGCGCAATCGATCGGCACTGTTTATCGCCGGCGATATTGAACGGTCGCAGCTGATGGATGTGGCGGCACGCTGCCTGGAGCGGATGCCCGCGACGCCGTTGAGCCCCCGACAACGCCCGGCAGAATACGGCACGCTTCCCGTCTGGCAGGCCGGGACCACGACCACGATCGAAACGTCGCACGCCGACTCGGTGGTCTATCTGTTGTTTCCCATCCCGCCGCTGCGTGCCGGCATCGACAACTACCTGCAGTGGGATTTCCTGGACGAGATTTTTTCGGCGGGAGAACTCGGTTCACCGCTCAGCCGTCTGGTCCGCGAAGAAGAGCATCTCGCCTACTCGCCGGAGTTCATCAGCACCACCTACCCGGACGGGGGTTATGCAGGCTTGGTGACCCAAACCGGCGTCGATCCGGCACGCGTGTTGAAGGCGTTTTGGCGGCTGATCCGCAGCCCAGAAATTCGCTCCGATCAATGGCTCGATTATGTCCGCGACACGATTCGCGGGCGGATCGAAATGCACGACCCGAATGCAACCGAGTACACCGAAGAAGGGGCCGCGTCGCTGATTCACTACGGCCGCTGTCTGCCCGATGCCGAGTACTCGGCGAAAATGCTCAGCTACACCGATCGCCAGGTCAAACAGTGGCTCGAACAGCTTGTCCCGGAGGCCGCCCATGCGATCGTGTTTCAGGGCCAGGGCGACGACTGA
- a CDS encoding outer membrane protein assembly factor BamB family protein has product MIKLYLAGLLLLCSGVIGFAADWPQWQGPDRNSISNEEALLQQWPDGGPALAWRVDGLGGGDSAPAVAGGRLFGMSNRDGKEIVWARSEKDGQELWFTSLGDAIEQRVPQSKEGPGCTPSVDGDRLYVIGMSGRVACVKTRDGSVLWQRSLVDDFGGVLPMWSYRESPLVDGDQVICTPGASDAMIVALNKTTGETIWKSQMPGESADVQADAQSDPPSREASPQRGSAPEITGSEHAELFQSEHWGMTGFAYKVPSGNYLAKLYFAETYNGITDAGQRVFTFNVEEKAFKDFDIWEKAGGPRKAYIESVPVEVTDGELNITFTRQVENPAIKAIEIVPQGIGAKSIETIRINAGRSTPWTDAKGQTWLADQGFADGQTNPGSFSFGGGRPAGGGGRGGFGGRGGRGGFGGFGGARSGAAYSSAIAIDFEGQRQYVQLTAKSLIGVSASDGTVLWQYDAPANAMGINCSTPIYHDGLLFAASAYGAGGGAVKLVKGAGGEITAEEVYFTTRMQNHHGGMIVVDGCLYGANGGNGGGVMSCLDFQTGDLLWRDRKGPKGSLLLADGRLYLRGEDDGEMLLIEPSRDGLVERGRFDQPDRSSAKAWAHPIVANGKLYIRDQGLLLCYDVRAE; this is encoded by the coding sequence ATGATCAAACTGTACCTTGCCGGTCTGCTCCTTCTTTGCTCCGGTGTCATCGGTTTCGCCGCCGATTGGCCCCAGTGGCAAGGGCCGGATCGAAATTCGATCTCGAACGAAGAGGCATTGTTGCAGCAATGGCCCGACGGCGGGCCGGCGTTGGCTTGGCGAGTCGACGGGCTCGGCGGCGGTGACAGTGCGCCAGCGGTCGCAGGCGGCCGACTTTTCGGGATGAGCAATCGGGACGGCAAAGAAATCGTCTGGGCACGCTCCGAAAAAGACGGCCAGGAACTCTGGTTCACGTCGTTGGGTGACGCGATTGAACAGCGCGTGCCCCAGTCGAAAGAAGGTCCGGGATGCACTCCGTCGGTGGACGGCGATCGGTTGTACGTGATCGGCATGAGCGGACGTGTCGCTTGCGTGAAGACGCGAGACGGAAGTGTCCTTTGGCAACGAAGTCTCGTCGACGATTTCGGCGGTGTCTTGCCGATGTGGAGTTACCGCGAATCACCACTCGTCGACGGCGACCAAGTGATCTGCACGCCGGGTGCCTCCGATGCGATGATCGTCGCACTGAACAAAACGACGGGAGAGACGATTTGGAAGAGCCAGATGCCCGGTGAATCCGCAGACGTACAGGCAGACGCACAGAGTGATCCCCCAAGTCGTGAGGCATCCCCCCAACGCGGATCCGCTCCGGAAATCACCGGATCGGAGCATGCGGAGTTGTTCCAGAGCGAGCATTGGGGGATGACCGGTTTTGCTTACAAGGTTCCCAGCGGAAACTATCTCGCCAAGCTCTACTTCGCCGAGACGTACAACGGCATCACCGATGCCGGCCAACGCGTCTTCACCTTCAATGTCGAGGAAAAGGCGTTCAAAGACTTTGACATCTGGGAGAAAGCCGGCGGTCCTCGCAAGGCGTACATCGAGTCGGTTCCTGTCGAGGTGACTGACGGTGAGTTGAACATCACGTTCACGCGACAGGTCGAGAATCCTGCGATCAAGGCGATTGAGATCGTTCCGCAGGGTATCGGGGCGAAGTCGATCGAGACCATTCGGATCAACGCCGGCCGGTCGACGCCCTGGACGGATGCAAAGGGACAAACCTGGTTGGCCGATCAAGGGTTCGCCGATGGCCAAACCAACCCGGGATCATTCAGTTTCGGAGGCGGTCGTCCGGCTGGGGGTGGCGGACGCGGTGGTTTCGGTGGACGCGGTGGACGTGGCGGATTCGGTGGTTTCGGCGGTGCTCGCTCGGGAGCGGCATACTCGTCGGCGATCGCCATCGATTTCGAAGGCCAACGACAATACGTTCAACTGACCGCCAAGTCACTCATCGGCGTCTCGGCCAGCGATGGTACGGTGCTTTGGCAATACGATGCACCAGCCAACGCGATGGGCATCAACTGTTCCACACCGATCTATCATGACGGTTTGCTGTTCGCGGCGTCCGCCTACGGGGCCGGTGGCGGTGCCGTGAAGTTGGTGAAAGGCGCCGGCGGAGAGATCACCGCCGAGGAAGTCTACTTCACGACCAGAATGCAAAACCACCATGGCGGAATGATCGTGGTGGATGGATGTCTGTACGGAGCGAACGGAGGAAACGGGGGCGGGGTCATGTCCTGCCTGGACTTTCAAACCGGCGACTTGCTATGGCGAGATCGCAAAGGCCCCAAGGGTTCCTTGCTGCTGGCCGACGGACGGCTTTACCTGCGCGGCGAAGACGATGGAGAGATGCTGCTGATCGAGCCATCGCGCGACGGACTCGTTGAACGTGGCCGCTTCGATCAACCCGACCGCAGCAGCGCGAAGGCCTGGGCGCACCCGATTGTCGCCAATGGCAAGCTCTACATCCGCGACCAAGGACTGTTGCTCTGCTACGACGTCCGGGCGGAGTAG
- a CDS encoding class I SAM-dependent methyltransferase, with the protein MSQNVPQREHFQQAYDGRAPWDIGKPQPVFVEAAEQVTGRLLDVGCGTGENSLFFAARGHPTTGIDFLEHPIAEANRKARERGLPATFMVMDALRLDELGEDFDSAIDCGLFHVFSDPDRARYVDALESVVKPGGRLFLMCFSDLEPPGDGPRRITRDEIHAAFATDWHVESIRQVRFETRRDPQQSPFSEGGPFAWFSVICRTGSSPGGTIADVKG; encoded by the coding sequence ATGTCACAGAACGTTCCCCAACGAGAGCACTTTCAACAAGCCTACGATGGCAGGGCTCCGTGGGACATTGGCAAACCGCAACCGGTCTTTGTCGAGGCCGCCGAGCAGGTCACCGGCCGACTACTCGATGTCGGCTGCGGAACCGGAGAAAACTCGCTCTTCTTTGCCGCTCGGGGGCACCCGACCACCGGAATCGACTTTCTCGAGCATCCCATTGCCGAAGCGAATCGAAAGGCACGGGAGCGTGGACTGCCGGCGACTTTCATGGTGATGGACGCGCTGCGGTTGGACGAGTTGGGCGAAGACTTTGACTCGGCGATCGACTGCGGCTTGTTCCACGTCTTCTCCGACCCGGACCGCGCGCGCTACGTCGACGCACTGGAGAGCGTCGTGAAGCCGGGCGGCCGACTGTTCCTGATGTGTTTCAGCGACCTGGAACCACCCGGCGACGGGCCGCGGCGAATCACGCGGGACGAAATCCACGCCGCCTTCGCCACAGATTGGCATGTCGAGTCGATCCGGCAGGTCCGATTCGAGACCCGCCGCGATCCGCAGCAATCCCCGTTCAGCGAGGGCGGACCGTTCGCCTGGTTCTCGGTGATTTGCAGGACAGGGTCATCGCCCGGCGGTACAATCGCGGACGTCAAAGGTTGA
- a CDS encoding aconitate hydratase — protein sequence MTASNITQQLIKSHLVSGSLDPGSEIGLRIDQTLTQDATGTLVMLELEAMELDHAKTDCSVQYVDHNLLQEDHKNPDDHLFLESAAKRFGLWFSRPGNGVSHPLHQERFGKPGATLLGSDSHTCAAGAIGMLAMGAGGLEVAMAIAGEPFYVKMPRIWNVRLEGELPDWVSAKDVILEMLRRHDVKGGVGWILEYSGDGLGGLSAMDRHVIANMGAELGATASVFPSDQVTREFLKSQGRQQDWQELRADSGASYDREETIDLSKLEPLIALPTSPGNVVPVCEVAGEPIYQAYVGSSANPGYRDFAVVAEIVKGQRVAQGVSLDVNPTSRQILQNLARDGHVLTLLQSGARLHQAGCNGCIGMGQAPATGRISLRTVPRNFAGRSGTREDAVHLCSPETAAVSALAGKITDPRDAHRPYPKIKEPSAPIIDTDQIAPPPSRSSATKPGLVKGPNIKSLPNSQPLPDRLAVKVLLAVGDNISTDEIMPAGARVLPFRSNIPRIAEFVYIDVDPTYVGRAKEHDGPHAIIGGANYGQGSSREHAAIAPQFLGLRLVIAESFARIHWQNLVNFGILPLTVENTREHIAADDDLVIESPAEQLRSGQQITIENTTRSTRLIGDHSLSSRQLEVLIAGGLIPWMRSR from the coding sequence ATGACCGCTTCCAACATCACGCAGCAACTGATCAAGAGCCATTTGGTTTCCGGTTCGCTCGATCCGGGATCGGAGATCGGCTTGCGGATCGATCAAACACTGACACAGGACGCGACCGGGACGTTGGTGATGCTGGAACTTGAGGCGATGGAATTGGACCACGCCAAGACGGATTGCTCGGTTCAGTATGTCGATCACAACCTGCTGCAAGAAGACCACAAGAATCCCGACGACCATCTGTTTTTGGAAAGTGCCGCCAAGCGATTCGGATTGTGGTTCAGTCGTCCCGGCAACGGCGTCTCTCATCCGCTGCATCAAGAGCGTTTCGGCAAACCCGGTGCGACGCTATTGGGATCCGATTCGCATACCTGTGCGGCCGGCGCGATCGGCATGTTGGCCATGGGCGCAGGCGGATTAGAGGTCGCCATGGCGATCGCGGGTGAACCGTTCTACGTCAAGATGCCGCGAATCTGGAACGTGCGACTGGAAGGCGAGTTGCCAGACTGGGTGAGCGCCAAAGACGTCATTCTGGAAATGTTACGACGCCACGATGTCAAAGGAGGCGTGGGGTGGATCCTCGAGTACAGCGGCGACGGGCTGGGCGGGTTGTCGGCGATGGATCGACATGTGATCGCCAACATGGGAGCGGAGTTGGGCGCGACCGCAAGTGTCTTTCCGTCGGATCAGGTGACGCGAGAGTTTTTAAAATCACAAGGACGCCAGCAGGATTGGCAAGAATTGCGGGCTGACTCGGGCGCCAGCTACGACCGCGAGGAGACCATTGACCTGTCCAAGCTCGAGCCCTTGATCGCGCTACCGACCAGTCCCGGAAATGTGGTTCCGGTTTGCGAAGTCGCCGGCGAACCGATTTATCAGGCGTACGTTGGTTCCAGTGCCAACCCTGGCTACCGCGACTTCGCCGTCGTGGCCGAGATCGTCAAGGGACAACGGGTTGCCCAGGGCGTTTCACTGGACGTCAACCCGACCTCTCGTCAGATCCTTCAAAACTTGGCGCGCGATGGCCATGTCCTGACGTTGCTGCAGTCGGGGGCACGGCTGCACCAAGCCGGGTGCAACGGTTGCATCGGGATGGGCCAAGCACCGGCGACGGGACGCATCAGCTTGCGGACCGTCCCGCGCAACTTCGCCGGCCGCAGCGGCACACGAGAAGACGCGGTGCACCTGTGTAGCCCCGAAACCGCCGCCGTCTCGGCATTGGCGGGCAAGATCACCGACCCACGCGATGCGCATCGTCCCTATCCGAAGATCAAAGAACCCTCCGCGCCGATCATCGACACCGATCAAATCGCTCCGCCCCCATCACGTTCCAGCGCGACAAAGCCCGGCTTGGTCAAAGGCCCCAACATCAAATCGCTGCCAAACTCCCAACCGCTTCCCGACCGCCTGGCCGTGAAAGTGCTGCTCGCGGTCGGCGACAATATTTCGACTGACGAAATCATGCCCGCCGGTGCCCGCGTGTTGCCGTTCCGCAGCAACATCCCTCGCATCGCCGAATTTGTCTACATCGACGTTGATCCCACGTACGTCGGCCGAGCGAAAGAACACGACGGCCCACACGCAATCATCGGCGGTGCCAATTACGGGCAAGGTTCCAGCCGTGAACACGCCGCGATCGCTCCCCAGTTCCTTGGGCTGCGATTGGTGATCGCGGAAAGTTTCGCGCGGATTCACTGGCAAAACCTTGTCAATTTCGGCATCCTGCCGCTGACCGTTGAAAACACGCGTGAACACATTGCGGCCGACGACGATCTTGTCATCGAATCCCCCGCCGAACAACTTCGTTCGGGGCAGCAGATCACGATCGAAAACACGACTCGATCCACCCGCCTGATCGGCGACCACAGCCTGTCGTCGCGCCAATTGGAAGTCCTGATCGCCGGCGGTCTGATCCCCTGGATGCGATCACGTTGA
- a CDS encoding protein-tyrosine phosphatase family protein — MSFCAVGWCSVCLFLFPGCSQRGVEFGGNDPGRTATASPDAQRKTPPRRIDARHLPNPIQVHPKVISGGLPDGEKAFKELQSLGVKTVISVDGMKPDVETAKKYGLRYVHLPHGYDGVPDGRVKELAKAVREFEGTIYIHCHHGKHRSPAAASVACVAAGLIPPSESVAILKLAGTSHHYRGLYESASVVTPLESALLDELSVDFPESVEVPPMAEAMVAMGHTHDHLKLIAEAGWRSPPDHPDLHPAHQALLMREHFTELLRSEEVLGEPDAFRQSLRDSEQAAEALEVALRAWAATSPAADAPPPESVQRHAAAISANCKACHRQFRDVPLSEK; from the coding sequence GTGAGCTTTTGTGCAGTTGGCTGGTGTTCGGTTTGCCTGTTCCTGTTTCCAGGCTGTTCGCAGCGGGGCGTTGAGTTTGGCGGCAACGATCCGGGTAGGACCGCGACCGCATCGCCGGACGCCCAACGGAAAACTCCACCACGAAGAATCGATGCCCGGCATCTGCCGAATCCGATCCAGGTGCATCCGAAGGTGATTTCCGGCGGGTTGCCCGATGGAGAGAAGGCCTTTAAAGAGTTGCAGTCGCTCGGGGTGAAGACCGTGATCAGCGTCGATGGCATGAAGCCCGACGTCGAGACCGCTAAAAAGTACGGCTTGCGCTATGTCCATCTGCCGCATGGGTACGATGGCGTCCCGGACGGGCGCGTGAAGGAATTGGCAAAGGCCGTCCGGGAGTTCGAGGGAACGATCTACATCCACTGTCATCACGGAAAGCATCGCAGTCCCGCGGCGGCGAGTGTCGCCTGTGTGGCGGCGGGGTTGATTCCGCCATCCGAGAGCGTGGCGATTCTGAAACTCGCCGGAACCAGTCATCATTATCGCGGACTGTACGAATCGGCAAGCGTCGTGACACCACTTGAATCCGCCTTGCTGGACGAGCTGAGCGTGGACTTTCCCGAGTCGGTCGAGGTCCCGCCGATGGCGGAAGCCATGGTGGCGATGGGCCACACGCATGACCATTTGAAACTGATCGCGGAGGCGGGGTGGCGGTCGCCGCCGGATCATCCTGATCTACATCCGGCTCATCAGGCGTTGTTGATGCGCGAGCACTTCACCGAATTGCTTCGCAGCGAGGAGGTGCTGGGGGAACCGGACGCGTTTCGGCAATCGTTGCGTGATTCCGAGCAAGCCGCCGAGGCACTGGAAGTTGCCTTGCGGGCCTGGGCGGCGACTTCTCCTGCGGCCGACGCGCCGCCGCCGGAGTCCGTGCAACGCCACGCGGCAGCGATCTCTGCCAACTGCAAGGCCTGTCACCGGCAGTTCCGTGACGTGCCGCTGAGTGAGAAATGA
- a CDS encoding ECF-type sigma factor, whose protein sequence is MSDVTRILNQIEAGDAAATGELLPLVYAELRRLAGHKMEKEPAGQTLQPTALVHEAYVRLVGDEDVRQWDNRGHFFAAAAEAMRRILIDNARRRQSHKRGGDRERLEIAEVDAIIDSADVDELLDLDAALTKLAECEPELAKLVQLRYFAGLTVEESAHALGMSPRTVKRNWAFARAWLGRELNLDAET, encoded by the coding sequence GTGTCAGACGTTACCCGAATCCTCAATCAGATCGAAGCAGGAGACGCCGCAGCGACAGGTGAATTGTTGCCGCTGGTGTATGCCGAACTGCGCAGGCTGGCGGGCCACAAGATGGAGAAGGAGCCGGCGGGTCAGACACTGCAGCCGACGGCGCTCGTCCATGAAGCGTACGTGCGTCTGGTGGGGGACGAGGATGTTCGGCAGTGGGACAATCGTGGCCACTTCTTTGCGGCGGCCGCCGAGGCCATGCGTCGAATTCTGATCGATAACGCTCGCCGACGTCAAAGCCACAAACGGGGCGGCGACCGCGAGCGGTTGGAGATCGCGGAAGTCGATGCGATCATCGATTCAGCCGACGTCGACGAGTTGCTCGATCTCGATGCAGCCCTGACAAAGCTGGCCGAATGTGAACCGGAGTTGGCCAAACTGGTGCAGTTGCGATACTTCGCCGGGCTGACGGTGGAAGAATCGGCGCATGCCCTCGGCATGTCCCCGCGAACGGTCAAACGAAATTGGGCATTTGCCAGGGCTTGGCTCGGTCGTGAATTGAATCTGGACGCGGAAACGTGA
- a CDS encoding serine/threonine-protein kinase, with the protein MAVASEKSIFFDALEFESTAKRAAYVEHACGGDVQLLTAVRALLRENDREENPVDNPVGAAMMPTALPAGDGRAGATRFAPGTLVGPYKLMERIGEGGFGLVFVAQQQAPVRRRVALKIIKPGMESREVLARFEAERQAIALMDHPNIARVFEAGVTETAQPYFVMELVRGVPLIEFCDHHQLNMSERLELFVTICHAVQHAHQKGIIHRDLKPSNILVTLQDGRPLAKVIDFGVAKAIGQSLTVKTIYTRFASMVGTPAYMSPEQAAMSTDDIDTRSDIYSLGVLLYEVLTGATPFAPDRLQSAGFDELRRIIREEDPPRPSTRLSTLNNELASTIAVNRRLDPATLSSAMKRDLDWIVMKAMDKDRNRRYSTAGAMAEDVSRFLSDQPVDARPPSTLYRFSKFARRNKVVISTASLVACALMLGTAVSVWQAHAAIQERDEKEVALEEARAAEQVANAARLELERFNDRLNSTTVLLASGRANADAQRWPEAYQAYTKATDVLPKYFLVWLERGGLNAKLGRWNAAAADYAQAVEIGCPIEQAELSGVPQLLFFAGETAAYEKLCEELRRFGKNDPMAVMVRGQLAGETTAPAAAELADRVERMLAAIRRPDDSDVTHESDRRRRKYAEMFYGVNLYVAGWAHLRAGNHQRALQRLEESNQANWLGRGIADPLLAIAHHRTGNAEGAVRSFEQSQALLDRLLDESVSQAKGVPSIPWIDWIEFLLHHREASIVVKGHTPANDPRLRQMERFADERVSG; encoded by the coding sequence ATGGCTGTCGCATCCGAAAAATCGATCTTCTTTGATGCCCTGGAGTTTGAATCAACCGCTAAGCGGGCCGCGTACGTCGAGCATGCCTGTGGCGGCGACGTGCAACTGTTGACGGCCGTTCGCGCGTTGCTTCGCGAGAACGATCGCGAGGAGAACCCCGTCGACAACCCGGTCGGTGCGGCGATGATGCCGACGGCGTTGCCCGCTGGGGACGGACGCGCCGGCGCGACACGGTTTGCCCCCGGAACACTGGTGGGGCCTTACAAGCTGATGGAGCGAATCGGCGAAGGCGGATTTGGGTTGGTCTTTGTCGCTCAACAGCAGGCACCCGTCCGGCGGCGCGTTGCGTTGAAGATCATCAAGCCGGGGATGGAGTCCCGTGAAGTCCTCGCCCGCTTTGAAGCCGAGCGGCAGGCCATTGCATTGATGGATCATCCCAATATCGCCCGGGTGTTTGAGGCCGGTGTCACCGAGACGGCCCAACCTTATTTCGTCATGGAACTGGTGCGCGGCGTCCCGTTGATCGAGTTTTGCGACCACCACCAGCTGAACATGTCGGAGCGGCTGGAGCTGTTCGTGACGATCTGCCATGCCGTGCAGCATGCCCACCAGAAAGGAATCATTCACCGGGATTTGAAGCCTTCCAACATTCTCGTGACGCTGCAGGACGGACGGCCGTTGGCAAAGGTCATCGATTTTGGCGTTGCCAAAGCGATCGGCCAGAGTTTGACCGTCAAAACGATTTACACCCGGTTTGCGTCGATGGTTGGTACGCCGGCGTACATGAGTCCCGAGCAGGCGGCGATGAGTACCGACGACATTGACACGCGGAGTGACATTTATTCGCTCGGCGTGTTGCTCTATGAGGTGCTGACCGGGGCCACGCCGTTTGCCCCCGACCGTTTGCAAAGTGCGGGGTTTGATGAGTTGCGTCGGATCATTCGCGAAGAGGATCCGCCACGTCCCAGCACGCGTCTGAGTACACTGAACAACGAATTGGCCAGTACCATCGCCGTCAATCGTCGGCTGGACCCGGCGACGCTTTCGTCTGCGATGAAACGCGATCTCGATTGGATCGTGATGAAGGCGATGGACAAGGATCGAAACCGGCGTTATTCGACCGCCGGCGCGATGGCGGAGGACGTTTCGCGATTTCTCAGCGACCAGCCTGTCGACGCTCGTCCGCCGTCGACGTTGTACCGGTTTTCCAAATTTGCACGGCGAAACAAGGTCGTCATTTCGACCGCTTCGCTCGTCGCCTGCGCCTTGATGCTTGGAACTGCGGTCAGCGTCTGGCAAGCGCACGCGGCGATCCAGGAACGCGACGAGAAAGAAGTTGCATTGGAAGAAGCACGTGCGGCCGAACAAGTGGCCAACGCTGCTCGGCTTGAATTGGAACGGTTCAACGATCGGCTCAATTCAACCACCGTCCTGCTGGCGTCGGGGCGAGCCAACGCCGACGCCCAACGTTGGCCCGAGGCCTATCAGGCGTACACCAAAGCGACGGACGTTTTGCCAAAGTACTTTCTGGTCTGGCTGGAGCGAGGCGGATTGAACGCGAAACTGGGACGCTGGAATGCTGCCGCGGCTGATTACGCCCAAGCCGTCGAAATCGGCTGCCCGATCGAACAGGCTGAACTGTCGGGCGTTCCACAACTCTTGTTCTTCGCCGGTGAAACGGCTGCCTACGAGAAATTGTGCGAAGAACTTCGACGCTTTGGCAAGAACGATCCGATGGCGGTGATGGTCCGCGGGCAGCTGGCCGGTGAAACGACCGCACCCGCGGCCGCTGAGTTGGCTGATCGTGTCGAACGGATGCTCGCGGCCATCCGTAGACCCGACGACTCCGATGTAACTCATGAATCGGATCGGAGGCGACGCAAATACGCCGAGATGTTCTACGGGGTGAATCTATACGTCGCCGGCTGGGCGCATCTGCGAGCCGGAAATCATCAGCGTGCTCTGCAGCGGTTGGAGGAATCGAATCAGGCAAATTGGCTTGGACGTGGAATCGCCGATCCCCTGCTTGCGATTGCTCACCACCGAACGGGCAACGCCGAGGGGGCCGTCCGCTCGTTCGAGCAATCGCAGGCACTGCTGGACCGACTGCTGGATGAAAGTGTCAGCCAAGCCAAGGGCGTACCCTCCATCCCATGGATTGATTGGATCGAGTTTCTGCTCCATCACCGCGAGGCGAGTATCGTCGTGAAGGGGCATACACCGGCGAATGACCCACGACTCCGGCAGATGGAGCGATTTGCCGATGAACGCGTTTCAGGTTGA